A portion of the Lolium rigidum isolate FL_2022 chromosome 1, APGP_CSIRO_Lrig_0.1, whole genome shotgun sequence genome contains these proteins:
- the LOC124648922 gene encoding uncharacterized protein LOC124648922, which translates to MRLVVFFLLVQGIEPEALQSTASSPFPSPTPASNSSIPYATVLPCRFREWIRVPGNFLFPLDLTPLSTLFYAILPALTAVSPRRCSSPAALRWFLVAKTATSGFPMFFRVERALSLVPVRPIAPDRLSSVSSAMAVLVLFCALTWFNWIRSSFWTQSETHPTDPPSVGPRPVFSSGTVNARAARSLPSPLAGQNWAGPRVPDLSSRRPAFASSRIGSRSGVVRYDKFPGCTSASFNSWES; encoded by the exons ATGCGtctcgtcgtcttcttcctcctggtgcaaggaatcgagccggaaGCACTCCAATCAACCGCAAGCTCGCCGTTCCCTTCTCCGACTCCGGCGAGTAATTCGTCAATTCCGTACGCCACCGTGCTTCCCTGTCGTTTCCGGGAATGGATTCGTGTTCCTGGTAACTTCCTCTTCCCCCTGGACCTCACGCCTCTCTCCACCTTGTTCTATGCCATCCTACCGGCGTTGACCGCCGTTTCTCCCCGCAGGtgctcgtcgccggcggcccTCCGGTGGTTCCTCGTCGCCAAGACCGCCACCAGCGGGTTCCCCATGTTCTTCCGCGTCGAACGCGCCCTCTCGCTCGTCCCGGTTCGCCCGATAGCTCCAGATCGACTTTCGTCTGTAAGCTCCGCCATGGCCGTTCTGGTCCTGTTCTGCGCGTTGACTTGGTTCAATTGGATACGAAGCTCCTTTTGGACACAATCAGAAACGCACCCTACTG ATCCGCCATCAGTTGGGCCTCGGCCCGTCTTTTCTTCCGGCACAGTCAACGCCCGCGCGGCCCGTAGCCTCCCGTCGCCGCTCGCAGGccagaactgggccggcccacgcgTGCCAGACCTTTCCTCCCGCCGGCCAG catttgcttcttcccggataggatcacgaagtggtgtggtgagatacgacaagtttccTGGGTgtacctcggcaagctttaacag ttgggaatcatga